One Blastococcus sp. Marseille-P5729 genomic window, TGTCGAGGTGGCTGAAGGGTCAGGGCCACTCGCCGATGCTGGTCGCGGCCGACCTGCAGCGTCCGAACGCAGTCACCCAGCTGCAGGTGGTGGGCCGTCAGGCCGGGGTCGACGTGTACGCGCCCGAACCCGGCAACGGCGTCGGCGACCCGGTGCAGGTCGCCCGCGAGTCGATCGAGCAGGCCAAGCGCCAGATGCACGACATCGTCATCGTCGACACGGCCGGCCGTCTGGGCGTGGACGCCGAGATGATGCAGCAGGCGATCGACATCCGCGACGCCGTCCGGCCCGACGAGGTGCTGTTCGTCATCGATGCGATGATCGGCCAGGACGCGATCACCACCGCCGAGGCCTTCCGCGACGGCGTGGGGTTCACCGGTGTCGTCCTGTCGAAGCTCGATGGCGACGCCCGTGGCGGCGCCGCGCTCTCGGTGCGCTTCGTGACCGGCCAGCCGATCATGTTCGCCTCGACCGGTGAGAAGCTCGAGGACTTCGACGTCTTCCACCCCGAGCGGATGGCAAGCCGCATCCTCGGCATGGGCGACATGCTCACTCTGATCGAGCAGGCGCAGCAGACCTTCGACGAAGAAGAAGCCGAGCGGATGGCCGAGAAGGTCGCCTCCGGCAACAAGTTCACCCTCGACGACTTCCTCGAGCAGATGGTCGCGATCCGCCGGATGGGGCCGCTGCAGAACCTGCTGGGGATGCTTCCCGGCGCCGGCCAGATCAAGGACCAGCTGAACAACCTCGACGAGAAGGACCTGGACCGCACCGCTGCGATCATCCGCGGCATGACGCCCGCCGAGCGCCAGGACCCCAAGATCATCAACGGCTCGCGTCGGCTGCGCATCGCCAACGGCTCCGGCGTGACCGTCTCGGAGGTCAACAACCTGGTCACCCGGTTCTTCGAGGCGCGCAAGATGATGACCCAGATGTCCGGCGCGATGGGGCTGGGTGGCGGCAGTGGCATCAGCCGCAAGTCACGCAACGCCAAGAACAAGAAGAGCGGCAAGAAGGGCAAGAAGGGCGGCTCGCGGCCCAACCGGCCCATGGGGATGCCGCCCGGTCTGGGCGGGATGCCGGGAATGCCCGGGGGCATGCCGGGGCTCCCGCCCGGCGTCGGGGGACCCGGCGGGCCGAAGATTCCCGGTCTGCCCGATCTCTCGAAGCTGAACCTGCCGAAGGAGTAAGGATCGATGGGTGCGCTGCGCTTCACCGGCGTCGTCCTTCCGGGCGACGAGGAGCGTGACCTGTACGTCATCGACGGCCGGGTCAGCTACGAGGCCGTGGCCTCTGCCGAGACCGTGACACGCGGCGGCTACATCGTCCCGGGCCTCGTCGATGCGCACTGCCACCTGTGGAACAGCCCCGAGGGCTTCGTATCGGCCGACGAGCATGATCGCCTCCGGCAGAACGCTCGGGACACCCGCGACGGGGGAGCCACGGTGATCCGCGACTGCGGGTCGCCGTACGAGATCGGCTGGATGAACCGGGAGGAGGACCTCCCCGAGGTCATCCGGGCAGGCAAGCACATCGCGCAGGACAAGCGCTACATCAGCGGCGTCTACACGCACACCGAACCGCAGGATCTCCCGGCGCAGATGGCGATCGAAGCGCAGCGCGGCGACGGCTGGGTGAAGATCGTCGGCGACTGGATCGATCGAGGCGAGGGCGATCTGGCCCCGCTGTGGGGCCTGGACGAGCTGCGCGCCGGCATGGAGGCCGCCCACGCTGCCGGAGCCCGGGTCACCGCGCACACCTTCAGCGAGCAGGCGCTGCCCGACCTGATCGCCTCCGGGATCGACTGCATCGAGCACGGCACCGGCATCACTGACGACGTCATCACCGCCATGCTCGAGCATGGAACCGCCTTGGTGCCGACCGTGGTGAACATTCACAACTTTCCCGACATCGCCGCCGCTGCGACGAAGTATCCGGCGTACAAGCAGCACATGCTCGACCTGCACGAGCAGCACCCGCAGCGACTGCGCGCGGCGTACGAGGCCGGCGTGCCGATGTTCGCCGGTACCGACGCCGGCGGTGCGATCAAGCACGGGTCGATCTGCGAGGAGGTCATCGCTCTCGCCGGGATCGGCCTGTCGCCGTACGACGCGCTCGGCGCGGCCTCGTGGGCGGCGCGCGAGTGGCTCGGCCGCCCCGGACTCGACCAAGGCGCTCCCGCCGACTTCGCCTGCTACGCGTCCAATCCACTCGACGACCTGAGCGTGCTGCGTACTCCTGAGCGAGTCGTCCTCCGCGGAGTCGTCTACTAGCTCCGCAGTGCGGCTCTCGCCGCGTGCCGGACGGCGTCGCTGAGCAGGCCGAGGGCGGGAGAGTCGATCCGCCAACGCTGCCAGTAGAGCGGGACGTCGACATGAAGGCGCGCGCCGAGCCGCCGCAGGCTGCCGCGGGCGAGCGAGTCCCCGAGATCGGACTCCGGCAGCGCTCCCCAGCCAAGACCGGCGTGCACCGCCTTCGCGAAGCCCTCGGACGACGGCATCACGTGGCATACGTCGGGCCTGCTCACGCCGTGTGCCGCGAGGATGTCGTGCTGCAGGTCGTCCTTGTCGTTGAACCGGACGACGGGAAGCGCTTGCCAGTCGATCCGGCGTCCGCTGGTGTGCATCTCCAGCAGTCCGGGAGTCGCGACCGGGACATAGCGCATCGCCCCGAGTGGCTCCACCGAGCAGCCCTGCACCGGTGCCCGATCGCTGGCCACCGCCGCGAGCGCGGTCGCATCACGCATCAGGGCCGTCGTGTGCTCCTGGTCCTCGACGTACAGCCGCAGCTGGATTCCGCGATGTGCCGCTACGCGGCTCAGCACCGTGGGAAACCACGTGGCCAGCGAGTCCGCGTTGACCGCGACCGGGAGGTCGACGACGGGGCTCTGCGAGCCCATCCCGGAGAAGGTCTCACGCTCGAGCAGCTCGATCTGTCGCGCCATCCGCAGCAGCCGCGCGCCGGGATCGGTTACCCGGCAAGGGTTCGAGCGGATGACGACCACGTGGCCAAGCTGCGACTCGAGCGCCTTGATGCGTTGGCTGATAGCGGACGGCGTGACGTGCAGCGCGGCCGCAGCCGCCTCGAAGGTCCCGGTGTCGACCACGGCGAGGAGCGCGGCAAGATGTTCACGATTCGGGCGCATGAAGCAATGCTAATCAAGGTGCAGAAACATTCGCTGGTCTAATGCAGGCGAGATGCCTAGCGTCAGGGGCGTGACCTACCTGCTGACCGGACTGCTCACCGGGCTGTCGCTCATCATCGCGGTCGGCGCACAGAACGCCTACGTGCTGCGCCAGGGCCTGCTACGCAACCATGTGGGGGTCGCGGTGCTGATCTGCGCCGCTGCGGACATCGCCCTGATCGCAGCCGGCGTGGCGGGACTCGGTGCGATCGTCGAGCGGGTTCCCGACCTGCTCACCGTGCTGACCTGGGCGGGAGCGGCGTACCTGCTGTTCCTGGCGTTCTCGGCATTTCGCCGTGCCGCGGGCAAGGAGCAGCTGGACCCGTCGTCCGTGCCGGCTAGCACGCTGAAGACGGTGGCGCTGACCACGCTCGCGCTGACCTTCCTCAACCCGCACGTTTACCTCGACACCGTGCTGATGCTCGGCTCGCTGGCGAACGCGCACGACGGAACGCGGTGGTACTTCGGCGCGGGCGCGATGATCGCCAGCGTCGTGTGGTTCTGCGCTCTGGGATTCGGGGCGAAGGTGCTCGCGCGGTACGTGCGCAAGCCGTCGACCTGGCGGGTGGTCGACACCGTGGTCGGCGTCGTGATGGTCCTCGTCGCCGTGCGGCTGCTCACCATGTAGTGGGCGAGGCGATGTGAGCGGGATCGCCTCTGGGTAGGCACTACGATCGTCCGCATGGCCAAGAGCGTTCTCACCCCGCAGTCCGACGACTTCCCTCGTTGGTATCAAGATGTCATCGCCAAGGCAGAGATGGCCGACAACGCACCGGTTCGCGGCACGATGGTGATCCGCCCGTACGGATACTCCATCTGGGAGCGCATGCAGCGCGAGATGGACGACCGCATCAAGGCCGCCGGCGCGAAGAACGCCTACTTCCCGCTGTTCATCCCCGAGTCCTATCTGACCCGTGAGGCCGAGCACGTCGAGGGCTTCAGCCCCGAGCTCGCCGTCGTCACCCATGCCGGTGGCAAGCAGCTCGAGGAGCCCGTCGTCGTCCGGCCGACCTCCGAGACGGTCATCGGCGAGTTCATGGCCAAGTGGATCAACTCCTATCGCGATCTGCCGCTGCTGCTGAACCAGTGGGCGAACGTGGTCCGGTGGGAGCTGCGTCCGCGGGTGTTCCTGCGCACCAGCGAGTTCCTGTGGCAGGAGGGGCACACCGCGCACGCCACCCGCGAGGACGCCGCGGCGTACGCCGCTCGAATCCACCGCGAGGTCTACGAGGACTTCATGGTCAAGGTGCTGGCGATGCCGGTGATCCGGGGCCGCAAGACCAACGCCGAGCGGTTCGCCGGCGCCATCAACACGCTCGCACTCGAGGCGATGATGCGCGACGGCAAGGCGCTGCAGATGGGCACCTCGCACGAGCTGGGCCAGAACTTCGCCAATGCCTTCGGCATCAAGTACCTGTCGGCGGACGGCAAGCAAGAGACCTGCTGGACGGCGTCCTGGGGCACCTCGACCCGCATGATCGGAGGCCTGATCATGACGCACGGTGACGACAACGGCCTGCGGATCCCGCCGCACCTCGCCCCGGTCCAGGCGCTCGTCATGGTGGTCAAGGACGGCGAGGGGGTCTCGGAGGCCGCGCACTCGATCGTCTCCGAGCTCACCAGGTCCGGCGTCCGCGCCGAGCTCGACGACCGCACTGACACGCCGTTCGGTCGCCGCGCAGTGGACGCCGAGCTCAAGGGCATCCCGCTGCGCATAGAGGTCGGCCCACGCGACGTCGCAGAGAGCAAGGTCACCGTCGCGCGACGGATCGTCGGCGGCAAGGAGCCGGTGGGGCTGGACGCCGTGGCGGGCTACTGCCTGAGCGCACTCGATGCCGATCAGCAGGCGCTGTACGACGAGGCCGTCGCGCGACGTGACGAGAAGACCTCGGACGTCAAGACCATCGACGAGGCGCGGGAGGCTGCGCAGACCGGGTTCGCGCGCATCCCGTGGGCCACGCTCGGGGTCGAGGGGGAGAAGAAGCTCGCCGAGTCGGCGATCACGGTCCGTTGCCTCGTGCGCCCGGACGGCGAGATCCCCGAGTCCGACGACGAGGACGGCGCCATCGCGGTCGTCTCCCGCGCCTACTGAGCAGGAGTCGAGGGCGTTCCTGGGCCTAGCTCAGCTGGAGCGTGGTGACGCACGTCGGGTCGTCGGCGCCGGTGGCGAACGGCGCCTCGACCGACTTGCCGTCGTACGACACGCTGATCGTGCCCGCGATGTCGCGCGGCAGCCAGAACCCGACGAAGCCGTTCTGGTAGGTGGTGACCGTCTCGTCGACGAGCACCTCGCCGTCGTCGGCGGTGATCGTGACGTCCAGCTGCTGGTCGACCAGCTCGCCCTGGCAGGAGGCCAGGTTGTGGTAGTAACATTCGTGGGTCTTGTCGACATACGGCGCCATCGAGAGGTAGAACTCGTCCTCGATCGGCAGGCTCACCGTCTCCGCGGTCTCGCCGTCGGTCAGCTCGACGACGTCGTAGCGCACTGAGCCGACGAGCTGCGTCATGAGATCCTCGTCGGTCTTGTCGAGCTCGGTGATGATCTCCTTGGTGCTCTTGCCCTCGAGATCATGCACCTCGATGAAATCCGCGGCCGCACTGCTGGCGGCGGGCGGCGTGTCGGTGTCGGCGTCCGAGTTGCAGCCCGAGAGCAGCAGGGCGGTGCCGCCGATCACGGCGGCGAGGGCGCGGGTGACTCGATGTGGCACGGTTGCCTCCAGCTGACTGCGGTGTCCTTCCATTGTGGTCCCGGCAGGCACTCAGCGCAGTGTGATCCCGAGGACTGCCTCCAGCTCGCCGAGCGCGACGTCCGGGTCGCCGACCTTGATCGTCTGCATCCCCATCGCCTTGGCGGGCTTGAGGTTGATGCCGAGGTCGTCGAGATACACGCACTCGTCGGGCTGCACGCCGAGCAGCTCGCACGCAGTCTCGTAGAACTTCGGCTCCGGCTTGCGATAGCCGACCTTGCTGGACTCCACGACCGCGTCGAAGCGCGCCATGATCGGCTTGACGTCCTCGCGCTCGTTCGCGGTCGGGTCCAGACCGTCCTGCTTCTTCATGACGTTGTTCGTCAGGCAGGCGATCTTGTATCCGGCCGCCTTGACCGCATCGAGCGCGGCGACCATCTGCGGACGCACCTCGCCGGCGAGCAGCGCCAGGATGTCCGCGCCGCGGATCTCGTGTCCGAGCTTCTTCGACTCGGCGGCGAAGGCCTCGTCGAACTCCTCGTGGCTGAGCTCGGAGCGCTCCAGACGCGCCCACGCGTTGGCATCCGGGTCGTGCGTGTTCACCGTCCGCACGAAGTCCGCGGGCAGGCCGCGCTCCGACTCGTACCGGTTGAAGGCCTCGAATGGGCTGGAGAGGATGACGCCGCCGAAGTCCCACAGCACGGCCTTGATCTGGTTCGCCTCAGTCATGCCAGCGAGCGTAGCGACGTACGCATCCGGTGTGGACTTGGGTCTACCGGTCGGTGACGCGTCCGAGGCAGAGGTACTTCATCTCCAGGTACTCCTCGATGCCGTGCCGGGATCCTTCGCGCCCGAACCCGGACTGCTTGACTCCGCCGAAGGGCCCGACCTCGTTGGAGACGATGCCGGTGTTGATGCCGACGATGCCGTACTCCAGCCGCTCGCTGATCCGCCAGTACCGGTTGAGGTCGTTCGTGTAGACATACGACGCCAGACCGAACTCGCTGTCGTTGGCGAGCTCGACGACCTCGTCATCGGTGTCGAAGACGAACACCGGGGCCACCGGCCCGAAGGTCTCCTCGTGGGCTATCTGCATCTCGTGCGTGGCCCCCGTGATCACGATCGGCTCGACGACCTGCTTGCCCTTGGGAGGTAGCGATCCGGCGACCACCTTCGCGCCCTTGGCCTCGGCGTCGTCGACGTGCTCGCGGACCTTGTCCACGGCGTCCTGGCTGATCATCGGGCCGATGACGACGTCCTTGCCGAACCCGTCGCCGGCCTTCATCCGGCGCACCTTGCCGGCTAGCTTCTCGACGAAGGCGTCGTGGACGTCGCGGTGCACATAGATCCGGTTCGCGCACACGCAGGTCTGCCCGGCGTTGCGGTACTTCGACGCGATCGCGCCGTCGACCGCGGCATCGAGGTCTGCGTCGTCGAAGACGATGAACGGGGCGTGCCCACCGAGCTCCAGGGCAAGGCGCTTGACCGTCTGACCGCACTGCTCCATGAGGATCCGGCCGACAGCCGTGGAGCCGGTGAACGACAGGTGGCGCACCACCTGCGACTCACACATGACCTTGCCGACCTCGCTGGAGCTGCTGCTGGTGACCACGTTGAACACGCCCGCCGGGATACCCGCGCGTGCGCCGAGCTCGGCCAGGGCGAGCGCGCACAGCGGCGTCTCGCCGGCCGGCTTCAGCACGACCGTGTTGCCCGCTGCCAGCGCGGGGGCCGCCTTGCGGGTGCCCATCGCGATCGGGACGTTCCACGGCGTGATCGCCGCGCACACGCCGACCGGCTGCTTGAGCACCACGATCCGCTGATCGCGCCCGACCGGAGCCGGGACGTCGCCGCACACCCGCTTCGCCTCCTCGGCGAACCACTCGATGAACGACGCGCCGTACGCCACCTCGCCCTTGGCCTCGGCCAGCGGCTTGCCCTGCTCATAGGTCATCAGGGCACCGAGATCGTCCTGGTTCTCCATGATCAGGTCGTACCAGCGCCGCATGATCCCGGCGCGCTCCTTGCCGGTCATCGCGCTCCACGCGGGCAATGCCTTCTCCGCCGCACCGATCGCCTTCTCGACCTGCTCGGGGGAGAGATCGGCAACCTCCGCGAGCACCTTGCCGTTCGACGGGTTGCGCACCTCGAAGGCCTTCTTGCCGGTTCCGTGCACCCACTTGCCGCCGACGTACGCCTCACTCTTGATGAGGGACCTGTCCTTCACGCGCTTCATCAGCTCAGCCATGGACCCACGATGCCACGTTCGCCGCCGCAAGGGGAGTCGCTCGCGCTGCGCCTCTCGCCGGTCTACGGTCGGGTGGTGATCAGCGGTCGATCGGTGACGGCGCAAGCCCTGCTGGGGATGACGGTCGCCATGGGCATCGGGCGGTTCGCCTACACCCCGCTGATGCCGCTGATGATGGCCGACGGCGTGCTCACCCGCGAGCAGGGCGCGATGGTGGCCACCGCCAACTACCTCGGGTATCTCATCGGCGCTGTCGTCCTCACCCTCTGGCCACAGCTGAACACCCGCTTCACGTACCGCGTCTGGACGATCATCCTGGTGCTGTCCGAGTTGCTCATGGTGCCGCTGGACGGCATGGCGGGATGGACGACGATGCGGTTCTTGGCCGGGTATGCCAGCGCGGTGCTGTTCATCGGCATCGCCAGCACTCTCGGTGCGTACTCCGGCAAAGGGGCGTCCGCGGGCATGGCCTTTGGCGGCGTCGGGATCGGCATCGCGCTCATGGGCGGGTTCTCGCTGCTGCTGGCCGAGCACCTGACCTGGCAGCAGATGTGGCTGGGTACGGCGGGGATCAGCGTGCTGCTGGCGATCGGGCCGTGGCTGTTGCCGGTGGAGGCCGAGTCCTCGCCTGAGCGTCGGGGATCGGGCAAGCGCCGCCTGCCCCGGCCGATGAGGCTGATCTGGCAGCTGCTGTTCGCCGCGTACTTCCTGGAGGGCCTGGGCTACATCATCATCGGCACCTTCATCGTCGCCGCGGTCGGTACCGGGACGGGGCCCAGCGCGGCCGTGTGGGTGGTTGCCGGCCTGGCGGCGATTCCGGCGACCGTCCTCTACGGGCGCCTCGCCCAGCGGGTGCCGATGAGCATCGTGCTCGTCGGCGCCTACCTCCTGCAGACCATCGGCGCGCTGCTGCCTGTCGTCGTCGACGCGACCTGGGCCAGCTTCGTCTGCGCCGCGCTCTACGGCGGGACCTTCCTCGGCATCGCGATGCTCACCACCAGCCAGGGCCGGCGGCTGCCGGTGGAGCGAGCGGCCGCGGCGCTCACTGCCGGCTACAGCATCGGACAGGTGCTGGGGCCGATCGTGGTGACACCGGTGATCGGAAGGTCGTACGGCACCGCGTTCCTAGTGGCCGCCGTCGTGATCGCCGCCGGCGGTCTGCTGATGACGGCGGTCGCCGTGCTGATCGCGCGGCACGGGGAGGGCGACGGGGCTCCGGGCGTGAGTGCCGTCTCGCCGGTGCGGGGCTGACTGCCGGCGCATCGTCTGGCAGAATGAACAGGTTGACTTCTGCGGTCGCATCGGGCCCTCTACCTGACTTTGCCCCGCGGATTCACCACGGTGCACTCCCGCACGTACCCCCACGCGGCGCGGGGCGTCCCGACCCGAATACCAAGATGGAGCACTAGGAAACAGTGGCAACCAAGATCAAGCTCATGCGCCTGGGCAAGACGCGCGCCCCGTACTACCGGATCGTCGTGGCCGACGCACGCACCAAGCGCGACGGCCGCTCGATCGAGACGATCGGCAAATACCACCCGAAGGAGGAGCCCTCCTTCATCGAGGTCGACTCCGAGCGGGCGCAGTACTGGCTGGGCGTCGGCGCGCAGCCGACCGAGGCCGTCACCGCGATCCTGAAGGTCACCGGCGACTGGCAGCGGTTCAAGGGCGAGCCGGCCCCGGAGCCGATGAAGACCAAGAGCGCCGCGGAGGACAAGAAGGCCCGGTACGAGGCCGCGCTGTCCGGAGCCATGGCCGATGCCGAGGCGGGCAAGGGCCAGGCCACTACGCCGAAGAAGAAGGCTGCTCCGAAGGCCGACGAGGCCGCGGAGCCCAAGGCCGATGAGCCAAAGGTTGACGAGGCCAAGGCCGAGGAGCCGAAGACCGAGGCTCCCGCTGACGAGGCGAAGGCCGAGGAGGCCCCCGCCGAGGAAGCCAAGTAGTGCTCGAGGAAGCCCTCTCGCACCTGGTGCGCGGCATCGTCACGAACCCCGACGACGTTCAGGTCGACATGGTCACCACTCGGCGTGGCCGGGTGCTCGAGGTGCGGGTGCATCCTGAGGATCTCGGCAAGGTGATCGGTCGCAGCGGACGCACCGCCAAGGCGTTGCGCCAGGTCGTGTCCGCGGTCGGCGGCAAGGGTATCCGCGTCGACGTCGTGGACGTCGACGAGTAGACCGGGCAGCGATGGATCTGGTCGTCGGACGGATCGGCAAGGCCCACGGCATCCGCGGCGAGGTCAACGTCGGCGTCCGGACCGACGAGCCCGATGAGCGCTTCGCCGTCGGCGCCGTCCTGCGCACCGACCCCGCCGAGCGTGGGCCGCTGACGGTGCGCTCGCAGCGATTCGTCAGCGGTCAGAAGCTCGTGCTGGGTTTCGACGAGGTGCCCGACCGCACGGTCGCCGAGACCCTCCAGGGCACGATGCTCGTCATCGGCATCGACGAGCTGCCCGAGCTCGACGATGACGACGACTTCTACGACCATGAGCTGATCGGGATGCAGGCCCAGACCGAGGACGGCGAGCTGATCGGCGAGGTCGTCGACGTCGTACACGGCCCGGGCGGGGACACCTTGGCCATCAAGGCATCCGGCCGCGGCCGGGAGATCCTCGTGCCGTTCGTCCGGGACATCGTCCCGACGGTCGACCGCTCCACGCGCACGATGACCCTCACCCCGCCCGAGGGACTGCTCGAGCTGTGAGGATCGACGTCCTGACCGTCTTTCCGGAGTATCTCGACCCGCTCCGGCAGTCGCTGGTCGGCAAGGCCATCGACCGCGGTGACATCACGGTCGGCGTCCACAACCTGCGCGACTGGACGCACGATGTCCACCACAGCGTCGACGACGCGCCGTACGGCGGCGGCCCCGGCATGGTCATGAAGCCCACCGTCTGGGGCGATGCCCTGGACGAGGTCCTGTCCGGCGGGTCGGTGCTTATCGTGCCGACCCCGGCCGGGCGGCTGTTCACCCAGCGTGACGCCGAGCGGCTCGCAGGCGAGCAGCACCTGGTCTTCGCCTGCGGGCGTTACGAGGGAATCGACCAGCGAGTCGCCGAGGACGCCGCCCGGCGGGTACGCGTCCTCGAGCTGTCGATCGGTGACTATGTGCTCGCCGGGGGAGAGGTCGCCGTCCTCGTGATGGTCGAGGCGATCGCCCGGCTGCTCCCCGGCGTCCTGGGAAACCGGGACTCGGCCCGGCTGGACTCGCACGCCGACGGACTGCTC contains:
- the ffh gene encoding signal recognition particle protein, which produces MFDTLSDRLEKVFTGLRSKGRLTEADINATSREIRIALLEADVALPVVKAFVSAIKERALGAEVSKALNPAQQFIKIVNDELIGVLGGETRRLQFAKNPPTVIMLAGLQGAGKTTLAGKLSRWLKGQGHSPMLVAADLQRPNAVTQLQVVGRQAGVDVYAPEPGNGVGDPVQVARESIEQAKRQMHDIVIVDTAGRLGVDAEMMQQAIDIRDAVRPDEVLFVIDAMIGQDAITTAEAFRDGVGFTGVVLSKLDGDARGGAALSVRFVTGQPIMFASTGEKLEDFDVFHPERMASRILGMGDMLTLIEQAQQTFDEEEAERMAEKVASGNKFTLDDFLEQMVAIRRMGPLQNLLGMLPGAGQIKDQLNNLDEKDLDRTAAIIRGMTPAERQDPKIINGSRRLRIANGSGVTVSEVNNLVTRFFEARKMMTQMSGAMGLGGGSGISRKSRNAKNKKSGKKGKKGGSRPNRPMGMPPGLGGMPGMPGGMPGLPPGVGGPGGPKIPGLPDLSKLNLPKE
- a CDS encoding amidohydrolase family protein, which encodes MGALRFTGVVLPGDEERDLYVIDGRVSYEAVASAETVTRGGYIVPGLVDAHCHLWNSPEGFVSADEHDRLRQNARDTRDGGATVIRDCGSPYEIGWMNREEDLPEVIRAGKHIAQDKRYISGVYTHTEPQDLPAQMAIEAQRGDGWVKIVGDWIDRGEGDLAPLWGLDELRAGMEAAHAAGARVTAHTFSEQALPDLIASGIDCIEHGTGITDDVITAMLEHGTALVPTVVNIHNFPDIAAAATKYPAYKQHMLDLHEQHPQRLRAAYEAGVPMFAGTDAGGAIKHGSICEEVIALAGIGLSPYDALGAASWAAREWLGRPGLDQGAPADFACYASNPLDDLSVLRTPERVVLRGVVY
- a CDS encoding LysR family transcriptional regulator ArgP, which encodes MRPNREHLAALLAVVDTGTFEAAAAALHVTPSAISQRIKALESQLGHVVVIRSNPCRVTDPGARLLRMARQIELLERETFSGMGSQSPVVDLPVAVNADSLATWFPTVLSRVAAHRGIQLRLYVEDQEHTTALMRDATALAAVASDRAPVQGCSVEPLGAMRYVPVATPGLLEMHTSGRRIDWQALPVVRFNDKDDLQHDILAAHGVSRPDVCHVMPSSEGFAKAVHAGLGWGALPESDLGDSLARGSLRRLGARLHVDVPLYWQRWRIDSPALGLLSDAVRHAARAALRS
- a CDS encoding LysE/ArgO family amino acid transporter → MTYLLTGLLTGLSLIIAVGAQNAYVLRQGLLRNHVGVAVLICAAADIALIAAGVAGLGAIVERVPDLLTVLTWAGAAYLLFLAFSAFRRAAGKEQLDPSSVPASTLKTVALTTLALTFLNPHVYLDTVLMLGSLANAHDGTRWYFGAGAMIASVVWFCALGFGAKVLARYVRKPSTWRVVDTVVGVVMVLVAVRLLTM
- the proS gene encoding proline--tRNA ligase; the encoded protein is MAKSVLTPQSDDFPRWYQDVIAKAEMADNAPVRGTMVIRPYGYSIWERMQREMDDRIKAAGAKNAYFPLFIPESYLTREAEHVEGFSPELAVVTHAGGKQLEEPVVVRPTSETVIGEFMAKWINSYRDLPLLLNQWANVVRWELRPRVFLRTSEFLWQEGHTAHATREDAAAYAARIHREVYEDFMVKVLAMPVIRGRKTNAERFAGAINTLALEAMMRDGKALQMGTSHELGQNFANAFGIKYLSADGKQETCWTASWGTSTRMIGGLIMTHGDDNGLRIPPHLAPVQALVMVVKDGEGVSEAAHSIVSELTRSGVRAELDDRTDTPFGRRAVDAELKGIPLRIEVGPRDVAESKVTVARRIVGGKEPVGLDAVAGYCLSALDADQQALYDEAVARRDEKTSDVKTIDEAREAAQTGFARIPWATLGVEGEKKLAESAITVRCLVRPDGEIPESDDEDGAIAVVSRAY
- a CDS encoding CueP family metal-binding protein produces the protein MPHRVTRALAAVIGGTALLLSGCNSDADTDTPPAASSAAADFIEVHDLEGKSTKEIITELDKTDEDLMTQLVGSVRYDVVELTDGETAETVSLPIEDEFYLSMAPYVDKTHECYYHNLASCQGELVDQQLDVTITADDGEVLVDETVTTYQNGFVGFWLPRDIAGTISVSYDGKSVEAPFATGADDPTCVTTLQLS
- a CDS encoding HAD-IA family hydrolase; protein product: MTEANQIKAVLWDFGGVILSSPFEAFNRYESERGLPADFVRTVNTHDPDANAWARLERSELSHEEFDEAFAAESKKLGHEIRGADILALLAGEVRPQMVAALDAVKAAGYKIACLTNNVMKKQDGLDPTANEREDVKPIMARFDAVVESSKVGYRKPEPKFYETACELLGVQPDECVYLDDLGINLKPAKAMGMQTIKVGDPDVALGELEAVLGITLR
- a CDS encoding NAD-dependent succinate-semialdehyde dehydrogenase, with translation MAELMKRVKDRSLIKSEAYVGGKWVHGTGKKAFEVRNPSNGKVLAEVADLSPEQVEKAIGAAEKALPAWSAMTGKERAGIMRRWYDLIMENQDDLGALMTYEQGKPLAEAKGEVAYGASFIEWFAEEAKRVCGDVPAPVGRDQRIVVLKQPVGVCAAITPWNVPIAMGTRKAAPALAAGNTVVLKPAGETPLCALALAELGARAGIPAGVFNVVTSSSSSEVGKVMCESQVVRHLSFTGSTAVGRILMEQCGQTVKRLALELGGHAPFIVFDDADLDAAVDGAIASKYRNAGQTCVCANRIYVHRDVHDAFVEKLAGKVRRMKAGDGFGKDVVIGPMISQDAVDKVREHVDDAEAKGAKVVAGSLPPKGKQVVEPIVITGATHEMQIAHEETFGPVAPVFVFDTDDEVVELANDSEFGLASYVYTNDLNRYWRISERLEYGIVGINTGIVSNEVGPFGGVKQSGFGREGSRHGIEEYLEMKYLCLGRVTDR
- a CDS encoding YbfB/YjiJ family MFS transporter, giving the protein MPRSPPQGESLALRLSPVYGRVVISGRSVTAQALLGMTVAMGIGRFAYTPLMPLMMADGVLTREQGAMVATANYLGYLIGAVVLTLWPQLNTRFTYRVWTIILVLSELLMVPLDGMAGWTTMRFLAGYASAVLFIGIASTLGAYSGKGASAGMAFGGVGIGIALMGGFSLLLAEHLTWQQMWLGTAGISVLLAIGPWLLPVEAESSPERRGSGKRRLPRPMRLIWQLLFAAYFLEGLGYIIIGTFIVAAVGTGTGPSAAVWVVAGLAAIPATVLYGRLAQRVPMSIVLVGAYLLQTIGALLPVVVDATWASFVCAALYGGTFLGIAMLTTSQGRRLPVERAAAALTAGYSIGQVLGPIVVTPVIGRSYGTAFLVAAVVIAAGGLLMTAVAVLIARHGEGDGAPGVSAVSPVRG
- the rpsP gene encoding 30S ribosomal protein S16; this translates as MATKIKLMRLGKTRAPYYRIVVADARTKRDGRSIETIGKYHPKEEPSFIEVDSERAQYWLGVGAQPTEAVTAILKVTGDWQRFKGEPAPEPMKTKSAAEDKKARYEAALSGAMADAEAGKGQATTPKKKAAPKADEAAEPKADEPKVDEAKAEEPKTEAPADEAKAEEAPAEEAK
- a CDS encoding RNA-binding protein, with the translated sequence MLEEALSHLVRGIVTNPDDVQVDMVTTRRGRVLEVRVHPEDLGKVIGRSGRTAKALRQVVSAVGGKGIRVDVVDVDE
- the rimM gene encoding ribosome maturation factor RimM (Essential for efficient processing of 16S rRNA); the encoded protein is MDLVVGRIGKAHGIRGEVNVGVRTDEPDERFAVGAVLRTDPAERGPLTVRSQRFVSGQKLVLGFDEVPDRTVAETLQGTMLVIGIDELPELDDDDDFYDHELIGMQAQTEDGELIGEVVDVVHGPGGDTLAIKASGRGREILVPFVRDIVPTVDRSTRTMTLTPPEGLLEL